One genomic window of Brevundimonas vesicularis includes the following:
- a CDS encoding metal-sensing transcriptional repressor: MAHVSHASHPDIIKRLKRAEGHLRTVIGMIEAERSCLDLAQQLHAIEKAVAAAKKTLIHDHIDHCLAHAAEGDPAEARQAMGQFREITKYL; the protein is encoded by the coding sequence ATGGCACACGTATCTCACGCCTCGCACCCCGACATCATCAAGCGGCTCAAGCGGGCCGAAGGGCACCTGCGTACAGTCATCGGCATGATCGAGGCCGAGCGGTCGTGTCTGGACCTCGCCCAGCAATTGCATGCGATCGAAAAGGCTGTCGCCGCCGCGAAGAAGACGCTGATCCACGACCATATCGACCATTGCCTAGCGCACGCGGCCGAAGGCGACCCGGCGGAGGCACGTCAGGCGATGGGGCAGTTTCGCGAGATCACGAAGTATCTGTGA
- the chrA gene encoding chromate efflux transporter gives MTTSFEPRPPSLSLLSLFLKFLGFGAMAFGGPVAQIAMIRRALVEEERWISSARFNKLIAVMQALPGPEAHELCVHLGVMARGRWGGVLAGLGFMAPGFVLMLGAAWLYDTFLAGRMIWVGALTGVQIMVLALIARAVEKIGRHAIAGARLWGVAVFALAATLLHAPFWLPLVVGGVVGVLRAPRLVLAGLLIVALGLAYLMGDRTAGPSVAIQASEPTLWLLFLAGLKGGLLTFGGAYTAIPYVQADTVGRGWISGPAFLDGVAFAGVLPAPLVIFSTFAGYLAGGVPGALVITAGMFLPAFAFSLVLYERLEALVEAPTLHDTLTGVAAAVVGVIAGVWLRMAWTTGAAVPSLVVGMLIFIVALTAIWRLKSRWAAPVVIIGGAVAGHLALG, from the coding sequence ATGACGACATCGTTCGAACCCCGTCCCCCTTCACTTTCCCTGCTGAGCCTGTTCCTGAAGTTTCTCGGTTTCGGCGCGATGGCCTTCGGCGGTCCCGTCGCCCAGATCGCCATGATCCGGCGGGCGTTGGTCGAAGAAGAGCGATGGATCTCCAGCGCACGGTTCAACAAGCTGATCGCTGTGATGCAGGCGTTGCCCGGTCCGGAAGCGCATGAACTATGCGTCCACCTTGGAGTGATGGCGAGGGGGCGTTGGGGCGGCGTTCTGGCCGGACTGGGTTTCATGGCGCCGGGGTTTGTCCTGATGCTGGGCGCGGCCTGGCTTTACGACACCTTCCTAGCGGGCCGGATGATTTGGGTCGGCGCCCTGACCGGCGTCCAGATCATGGTCCTGGCGTTGATCGCCCGCGCCGTCGAGAAGATCGGCCGCCATGCGATAGCGGGGGCTCGACTTTGGGGCGTCGCCGTCTTCGCCCTGGCGGCCACGCTCTTGCACGCACCCTTCTGGCTGCCGCTCGTGGTTGGAGGTGTGGTCGGCGTATTGCGCGCGCCAAGATTGGTTCTGGCAGGGCTTCTGATCGTCGCGCTGGGCCTGGCCTATCTCATGGGCGACCGCACCGCTGGTCCGTCCGTCGCGATCCAGGCGTCGGAGCCGACGCTTTGGCTGCTGTTCCTCGCCGGTCTGAAGGGCGGTCTGCTGACCTTCGGCGGCGCCTATACCGCCATTCCCTATGTTCAGGCCGACACGGTGGGACGGGGCTGGATTTCGGGACCGGCGTTTCTGGACGGGGTGGCCTTCGCGGGCGTCCTGCCGGCGCCCCTGGTCATCTTCAGCACCTTCGCCGGCTATCTGGCGGGCGGGGTTCCCGGCGCCCTTGTGATCACGGCCGGGATGTTCCTGCCGGCCTTCGCCTTTTCGCTGGTTCTCTATGAAAGACTGGAGGCCTTGGTCGAGGCGCCGACCCTGCACGACACTCTGACGGGCGTCGCTGCCGCCGTGGTCGGCGTCATCGCCGGCGTCTGGTTACGGATGGCCTGGACGACGGGAGCCGCCGTACCCTCGTTGGTGGTCGGCATGCTTATCTTCATCGTCGCCCTGACCGCGATCTGGCGCCTGAAAAGCCGCTGGGCGGCCCCCGTGGTTATCATCGGTGGAGCCGTGGCCGGGCATCTTGCTCTGGGTTGA
- a CDS encoding MerC domain-containing protein: MSEALTPRRSGDVLGAGLSVVCLLHCLTAPVLVSALPLIGLATTEWLHGVFALIAAPFAYGSILRRPDIATAIKTVAVLGVSLLAFGATELMGHGWAVGSTILGSLLLISAHVASLRRV, translated from the coding sequence TTGTCGGAAGCCCTTACGCCTCGCAGGTCTGGAGACGTTCTGGGCGCCGGTCTGTCCGTGGTGTGCCTGTTGCACTGTCTGACGGCCCCCGTGCTGGTCAGCGCTTTGCCGCTGATCGGTCTGGCGACGACCGAGTGGCTGCACGGCGTGTTCGCCCTTATCGCGGCGCCCTTCGCCTACGGGTCGATCCTGCGCCGACCGGACATTGCGACCGCGATCAAGACGGTCGCCGTCTTAGGCGTTTCGCTACTGGCGTTCGGCGCGACCGAACTCATGGGGCACGGCTGGGCTGTGGGGAGCACGATTCTCGGTTCGCTTCTCCTGATCTCGGCGCACGTCGCTTCCCTTCGTCGGGTCTGA
- a CDS encoding adenylate/guanylate cyclase domain-containing protein, with protein sequence MAFKENLTNYVVNGLAGEWEITAGTVVPHEGILKVAKHGSRVQATILYADLADSTQLVDGSADWFAADVYKAFLLCAGQVIRSDAGEIVSYDGDRIMAVYMGDDRDSRAVRSALTINWAVREIVRPAIQRRYPTSTYQLRHVVGVDRSQVLATIGGIRGNNDLIWIGRAANYAAKLCSEDDNWPTWITGEVYDHITDDLKYAIDTGSLIWEGAVSNALPHMRVVRSSGWYFYT encoded by the coding sequence GTGGCATTCAAAGAGAATCTGACCAACTACGTCGTGAACGGGCTGGCAGGGGAGTGGGAGATCACGGCCGGAACGGTCGTCCCACACGAAGGAATCCTGAAAGTCGCGAAACACGGCAGCCGGGTCCAAGCCACAATCCTCTATGCTGATCTAGCGGATTCAACGCAGCTCGTTGATGGGTCGGCTGACTGGTTCGCGGCAGACGTCTACAAGGCGTTTCTGCTCTGTGCCGGGCAGGTCATCCGCTCTGACGCTGGTGAGATCGTGTCGTATGACGGCGACCGCATCATGGCTGTCTACATGGGTGATGATCGGGACAGCCGCGCTGTCAGGTCCGCCTTGACGATAAACTGGGCTGTCAGGGAAATCGTCCGCCCCGCTATCCAGCGGCGCTACCCGACGAGCACATATCAACTCCGTCACGTCGTGGGGGTAGATCGGTCTCAAGTGCTGGCTACGATCGGCGGTATTCGGGGCAACAATGACCTGATCTGGATTGGTCGCGCTGCGAACTATGCCGCGAAGCTTTGTTCTGAGGATGACAACTGGCCGACTTGGATCACCGGAGAGGTCTACGATCACATCACAGACGATCTTAAGTACGCGATCGACACAGGTTCGTTGATTTGGGAAGGCGCAGTTTCAAATGCGCTACCGCATATGCGGGTGGTGCGGTCGTCCGGGTGGTACTTCTATACCTAA
- a CDS encoding transmembrane anchor protein, whose product MYNANRPARSDLPTTGQLLKSTGIAAAVASVLLVTVVLPSEYGVDPTRIGSALGLTEMGRIKVQLAAEAEADAAADAAAASGLSEAPPLEVATPAAGGTAPAAPAEAAPAPAAATPAVEMRDDETVITLAPDEAAEIKLVMAEGAKARFTWLSSGGKINFDTHADRPGLSYHGYGKGSAQQQSGELTAAFTGSHGWFWRNRTGEPVTITLRTQGAYTEIKRVV is encoded by the coding sequence ATGTACAACGCAAACCGTCCCGCCCGCTCCGACCTGCCGACCACAGGTCAGCTTCTCAAATCCACCGGCATCGCCGCCGCCGTCGCCTCGGTCCTTCTCGTGACCGTGGTGTTGCCCAGCGAATACGGCGTCGATCCGACCCGTATCGGCTCGGCGCTCGGCCTGACTGAAATGGGCCGCATCAAGGTCCAACTCGCCGCTGAAGCGGAGGCCGACGCCGCTGCCGATGCGGCCGCCGCGTCCGGCCTTTCGGAGGCTCCGCCGCTCGAAGTGGCGACGCCCGCCGCAGGGGGAACCGCTCCCGCCGCCCCCGCCGAAGCCGCGCCTGCTCCCGCCGCCGCGACGCCCGCTGTCGAGATGCGCGACGACGAGACCGTGATCACCCTCGCGCCTGACGAGGCCGCCGAGATCAAGCTGGTGATGGCCGAAGGCGCCAAGGCGCGGTTCACCTGGCTCAGCAGCGGGGGCAAGATCAACTTCGACACCCACGCCGACCGACCGGGTCTGTCCTACCACGGCTACGGCAAGGGCTCGGCCCAGCAGCAGTCCGGCGAACTGACGGCGGCCTTCACCGGCAGCCACGGCTGGTTCTGGCGCAACCGCACGGGCGAGCCGGTGACCATCACCCTGCGCACCCAGGGCGCCTATACCGAGATCAAGCGGGTGGTCTGA
- a CDS encoding MFS transporter, protein MFSPLRNAAYRHLFIAQVSALLGTGMATVALGLLAHDLAGANAGEILGAALAIKMIAYIGVAPFASALAAKLPRKTLLVGLDLVRAGVAVALPFVGEAWQVYALMTVLYAASAAFTPAFQAMIPDILSDEAEYTKALSLSRLAADLESVASPIVAALLLAVISYNNLFVGTAIGFVLSAGFVVTAILPRPSDVRPLPFLRRLTGGLHLFAFTPRLRGLLAISLATAAGGAMVFVNTVVLVQSNFGLSQQATAWALAAFGGGSMTAAVLLPRLLHSLTDRTAMVLGAGLMTAVLTAGAIVADTYPILIGLWIAMGFGYSLTITPAGRALRRSAAPEDRPALFAAQFALSHACWLIAYPVAGLVSAEADPRAAFMVLAGLCGLGVVLALCIWPAHDPLNLLHSHDDLAAEDPHLKEGMTSDEACATHAHPVVIDDRHRRWPRGR, encoded by the coding sequence ATGTTCTCCCCGCTTCGTAACGCCGCATATCGCCACCTCTTCATCGCCCAGGTTTCGGCCCTGCTCGGAACGGGGATGGCGACGGTGGCGCTGGGTCTGCTCGCTCATGACCTCGCCGGCGCCAATGCGGGCGAGATCCTTGGGGCGGCCCTGGCCATCAAGATGATCGCCTATATCGGCGTCGCACCCTTCGCGAGCGCCCTGGCGGCGAAGTTGCCGCGCAAGACCCTGCTGGTCGGCCTCGACCTCGTCCGCGCGGGCGTGGCCGTCGCCCTGCCGTTCGTGGGCGAGGCCTGGCAGGTCTATGCCCTGATGACGGTGCTGTACGCGGCCTCGGCCGCCTTCACCCCGGCCTTCCAGGCGATGATCCCGGACATCCTGTCGGACGAGGCCGAATACACTAAGGCGCTGTCGCTCTCGCGGCTCGCCGCCGATCTGGAAAGCGTCGCCAGCCCCATCGTCGCCGCCCTGCTGCTGGCGGTCATCAGCTACAACAATCTGTTCGTCGGCACGGCTATAGGCTTCGTCCTGTCCGCAGGTTTTGTCGTCACGGCGATCCTGCCGCGTCCGTCGGACGTTCGGCCCCTGCCTTTCCTGCGTCGCCTGACCGGCGGCCTGCACCTGTTCGCCTTCACGCCTCGACTGCGCGGCCTGTTGGCGATCAGCCTGGCGACGGCGGCGGGCGGCGCCATGGTGTTCGTCAATACGGTCGTGCTGGTGCAGTCCAACTTCGGTCTGTCGCAACAGGCGACGGCCTGGGCGCTGGCGGCCTTCGGCGGAGGCTCGATGACGGCCGCCGTCCTGCTGCCCCGTCTGCTGCACAGCCTGACCGACCGGACGGCCATGGTCCTGGGCGCGGGACTGATGACGGCGGTTCTGACAGCGGGCGCGATCGTCGCCGACACCTATCCGATCCTGATCGGCCTGTGGATCGCGATGGGGTTCGGCTACTCTCTGACCATCACGCCGGCGGGTCGGGCTTTGCGCCGGTCGGCGGCGCCCGAGGATCGACCGGCCCTGTTCGCGGCCCAGTTCGCCCTGTCCCATGCCTGCTGGCTGATCGCCTATCCCGTCGCGGGTCTGGTTTCGGCCGAAGCCGATCCGAGGGCGGCCTTCATGGTCCTGGCCGGGTTGTGCGGTCTGGGCGTCGTGCTGGCCTTGTGCATCTGGCCTGCGCATGATCCGCTAAACCTGCTGCACAGCCACGACGACCTGGCGGCCGAGGATCCGCATCTCAAGGAAGGGATGACGTCGGATGAAGCGTGCGCGACGCACGCCCACCCCGTGGTGATCGACGACCGTCACAGGCGCTGGCCGCGCGGGAGGTGA